The genomic stretch ACCTTCCACTTGAAGAAAACCTTGAAAAAGCTAAAGAAGTTGTAGCTAAAGCTCACGCTAAAGGCGTTTCAGTTGAAGCTGAAGTTGGTACTATCGGTGGTGAAGAAGACGGTATCGTTGGTGGCGGTGAATTGGCACCAATCGAAGATGCTAAAGCTATGGTTGCTACAGGAATCGACTTCCTTGCAGCAGGTATCGGTAACATCCACGGTCCTTACCCAGCTAACTGGCAAGGTCTTCACCTTGACCACCTTGAAAAATTGACTGCTGCTGTTCCAGGATTCCCAATCGTATTGCACGGTGGTTCAGGTATCCCTGATGATCAAATCAAAGCAGCTATCAAACTTGGTGTAGCTAAAGTTAACGTTAACACTGAATGCCAAATCGCATTCGCTAAAGCTACTCGTAAATTTGTTGCTGAATACGAAGCAAACGAAGAAGAATACGATAAGAAAAAA from Streptococcus ruminicola encodes the following:
- a CDS encoding class II fructose-bisphosphate aldolase; its protein translation is MAIVSAEKFIKAARENGYAVGGFNTNNLEWTQAILRAAEAKKAPILIQTSMGAAKYMGGYKLCKTLIENLVESMGITVPVAIHLDHGHFEDALECIEVGYTSVMFDGSHLPLEENLEKAKEVVAKAHAKGVSVEAEVGTIGGEEDGIVGGGELAPIEDAKAMVATGIDFLAAGIGNIHGPYPANWQGLHLDHLEKLTAAVPGFPIVLHGGSGIPDDQIKAAIKLGVAKVNVNTECQIAFAKATRKFVAEYEANEEEYDKKKLFDPRKFLKPGFEAITEAVEERIDVFGSANKA